Part of the Candidatus Latescibacterota bacterium genome, ACAGCCCCAAGGAGCATAATGGCCCCTACCGGGTTTTCCCGGGTGGACCAGGAAGAGAGTCCTCCCCACATCCATACGACGATTATAGAGAGGATCACACTGAAAATTGAGAGTCCTGCCCAAAACTTGTTCCTGCGCCCCCTTCGGGTCGCCAGTATATAAAGAGGCCCGGCAAAATACGATAAAAGCAACGAGATCCCGGACTGTTTGTCGTTCGTCTGCGTCTTTGAGTGTCCTCTTCTGACACCACTTCCTGATGGCTGGAGATACTCCGGAAGCTCCTTTCTGTCGTCCCCGGATGAAGAAGACATTTCGACGCTGTCTTTCTGACTCACAGGATCTATGACATATGTCTTTCTCGGGCCACTCATTGTCTCCCCCTCTGTTTTCTTTCTTCTGCCGATGATGGATCAACGACATAATTCAATATCACGCGGAAGAGAATTGCTTTACATAGCACTGGCTGAGCTGGATTTTCGCAAGTTCCATGCCTGTGGCTGAAGCCCTGAAAACAGTGCAGGGACGATTGTAAACAGCTACGGCAATCCGGGTAAAACGGGGAATCACAACGGACTGAAAGGCAGGCATTTTTTCAGATCTGCGAACACGGAATCAGGTCCACGAAGGCACGAACGAGTGGCCAGTCCTGCAACTCCGGCTACTATCTTGCCAACACAGGTCAACTCCGCGATCGATCGCTACCATCGCGATAACTGGTATTTATTCCAAAATGGAATCCTATGTAACGCTAAAATGACCAGTTGACGATCGGAAGGACAGGAAACGCTCCGCCCTCACCTATGATGTTAACGATTCCGATCTGAAGGCCATTCATACTCTCGGCATAATTCACTATTCCAAGCTGAAAGCCTGTCGCAGACCTGGCATAGTTGAAGACCCCGGACTGGAATCCTTTAAAATTGCCTTTCACAATATTCACATGGTTGTCCTGCCAACCTGTAAAATCAGTATCTACCAGCCCCACTACCCCGATCTGCCATGCTGTGGTTGTTCCTGTAGTCGTATGGTTTACTAATCCCCAATCCAACCCTGTGACAGAAGCATTCCGACCGTAGATCAAGTTTAACCGAATACCGGTGATCGCATCATTTTCCGGGAATATCTGAATCGGCGTGAACAATGAGAGCTGCACGGGTCTATTCTCCGCCATAGCCGGTATCGAGACTAATGTGAATATTATGAAAGAAAACATCAACCGTACGAAACAATTCCTCCTCATCTTGACCTCCTGTTAAATCATTCTCCCAACTAATATACAGAGAAGCCTACCATCTTCTCCTGAATCGCTACAAGGTCTATCTGGATATTGAAATACTGTATCCGGCCCAGACAAAGATTATCCCAAGGACCACGTGTATGCTGACATTCGAAAAAGCACGAAGATATTCTGCATTCAGAATCATCGAGAATGTTTCGTAAGCAAAAGTCGAGTATGTAGTGAACCCACCCAGAAGACCGATGAGAGCAAATCTCCGTAATTCCGGACTGAAAAGGTTCCGCGATTCGATAAGTCCTGCAATCACTCCGATAAATAGACAACCGATCAAGTTTACCACAAGGGTGCCGTAGGGGAAGGTCGCCTCGGGAGCCTTGCGATGTATTATCCAGCCCAATGAATAACGAAATATAACACCTGCAAATCCGCCCACACCTACCAGGACAGCGTTGATCACAATAGTTCTCAACCTTACCTCCAACTGAAAAGCACAGCTACTCTGAATCAACCAGGAACTCGTGTATAGGAGACCAGTACATGGCTCGATAAGTCGTCGACAGATCATTATGGCCAGCGCCCTCGATTTCAACAAATCGTTTTTCTGCAACAGATTTTTCGAATACCTCCCGCCCCATATCCAGAGGAACAACATTGTCCTTGTTTCCATGGACAACAAGTGTCGGACAAACTACATTGCCGATCTTTCCAATGTTGTTGAAAGAATTGCCAGCCAGGGGCGAAAGCCAACCAAGACCAGTTGCCCTCGCGTATTCTTTAGCACTGGTCAATGGTGTGACGAGAATAAGACCACCAAGATCGATATTTTGTGATATGTGAATTGCCACACTTGCTCCGATCGACCTGCCTAAAACGACAACGTTTCCCGGGTCATATCCAAGTACCCTGGTCGCATATTCCAGGGCAGCTTTACCATCCTTGTATATTCCATCTTCACTTGGTTTACCCTGGCTCTTCCCATATCCACGATAGCTGACGCCCAGAACATTGATATTGAAACTATGTATCTTGATCAAGTCTGTCAGGCGATGACTTATGTTACCAGCGTTCCCATGGAAATATATCAGGATCCTTCTGGATGATGGCTTTTCAAGATAATAAGAATGAATTTCAATTCCATCGTCAGTTTTGAAACAGACATCTTGAACATTTGCAGGAAGTTGTTCAGCAGGTAATACCCCTCTGTCGGGATGAAACGTCATATGGTTGATCAAGCTATTGCAGCCAGAGATGAAAAGAGTACTTAAAATCATAATTGTCACACTAATTTTCGATCTCATGATAACCATTTGCCTGATTACTCTTTACCATCGTTGTCAGGGATTACTTCGCGTTTCCCTTGCCAATTTCGAGTTTTCTTCTTTGTGCGCCAGAATATCCTGCCAAATATCCGAACAAAGAACCAATATATATAGGCAAATCTGAATTTACTTTCCACCATTAGTTCAAGAAATATCCGATCCGTATCAGTTCGAGTGAGTGGAGCGATTTCCTGCATAAACTGATATAGTGCGTCATGAATACAAGTCGCGTAATACGTCTTTGGTTTGCCTGTATCTCTATGCACTACACCATCAGGTGTTCCAATAACGATATCAAACAGACATAACTTCGGGCTGCATCCGTTCCACGCATACCCCTTCTTTACGGTAAGTGTTCCATCCTTATCAATAATCAGTCGGATCTCACCGTCAATATCGCGAAAAATACTTTTTTGAGGTATGAGTATACCTGAATCATAACTGAAGTCTTCTTCCAGGCAGAATACCCATTTAACGTCATCAATGCATAACATGTCATTTCCTTTACGTAGACTGACGACCCTGCCCGCCGCCCCGGGCTACCCTGCCACGAACCCCGCCAGGCGACATGACGGGAATAACTTCGACGCATGCGATATTCAGGTCACCTTCCCGGCTCACTCCGCGAAGGCAGCCGAAGCAGTTCGAGACGCTCTGAGATCCTTCTGTCGCTGCAACCATTCTCCAGCAAAAGGGTCAGATGCCTCGCAGCCTCTTCCCCCCTGCCGGCGTTATGGAGAAAATTCGCGCAGGCGAGTCCCATATCGGCATCGTCAGGATCGACAAGCGACATCTCCCTGAGGAAATGGCCGACCTTTTCCGATGGAGCCCTTTCACCGCGCATCATCACAAGCCCCCTCAGGTAGGCCTTCCTCTCTGGGTCAGTCCTGCTCTTATCGTACAACTCCAGGTAACTTCCCAGGCTGCCAGTAGTGAAGTACACATAGGCCAGGTTCTTGAAGCTCGAAAGATTTGTGGAATCGATCGTCTGGGCCCGAAGGAACACCTGCCCCGCCATATCAAGTCTTCCCATATGGAGGTAATCAACTCCGAGGTTGTTTATTGCCAGGAGATCTTCCGGCCTTTTCTCTATCACCTGCCTGTACATCTCGGCTGCTTCGGGATACTGTCCCAGCCTGTCGTAAAGCTCTGCCGTATCAAACAAGTA contains:
- a CDS encoding DUF1353 domain-containing protein translates to MLCIDDVKWVFCLEEDFSYDSGILIPQKSIFRDIDGEIRLIIDKDGTLTVKKGYAWNGCSPKLCLFDIVIGTPDGVVHRDTGKPKTYYATCIHDALYQFMQEIAPLTRTDTDRIFLELMVESKFRFAYIYWFFVRIFGRIFWRTKKKTRNWQGKREVIPDNDGKE
- the crcB gene encoding fluoride efflux transporter CrcB encodes the protein MRTIVINAVLVGVGGFAGVIFRYSLGWIIHRKAPEATFPYGTLVVNLIGCLFIGVIAGLIESRNLFSPELRRFALIGLLGGFTTYSTFAYETFSMILNAEYLRAFSNVSIHVVLGIIFVWAGYSISISR
- a CDS encoding alpha/beta hydrolase, with amino-acid sequence MRSKISVTIMILSTLFISGCNSLINHMTFHPDRGVLPAEQLPANVQDVCFKTDDGIEIHSYYLEKPSSRRILIYFHGNAGNISHRLTDLIKIHSFNINVLGVSYRGYGKSQGKPSEDGIYKDGKAALEYATRVLGYDPGNVVVLGRSIGASVAIHISQNIDLGGLILVTPLTSAKEYARATGLGWLSPLAGNSFNNIGKIGNVVCPTLVVHGNKDNVVPLDMGREVFEKSVAEKRFVEIEGAGHNDLSTTYRAMYWSPIHEFLVDSE